Within the Zea mays cultivar B73 chromosome 10, Zm-B73-REFERENCE-NAM-5.0, whole genome shotgun sequence genome, the region CCTCGACCTAGTCGTACTTCAAGAAATCAAGAGCACAACTTGTAATCACAGATGTTGCATTGAACAAATGTATAGTGCAGCTACGGCCTTGCTAGTGCTACTGCTAAGTTTATGTACTCTCTGTCTATATAGAACACGTATGGTAATCTTGTTTCTGGTATGTGATCCATATTGGTCAGTGATTGTTTTCATGGTTTTCAGATTTGAGCATCTGTGGCAATATAGGGATGGTTAATGCTAATGTCCTCCACTGTATGGACGAAGAAATAGCTGAAACTAGCTAGGCGTCCTGTGTTGTTTTTCTCCGTTAGTACACTACACTGGGGTCTCTTTGGCAATAATGTTTCTCAAAATGATAGTTTTATAATATTATACTTAGCAATTATCATGACAATGCTCTAATTTTGAAAGCTCTAAAAATACCATGGCTTTAAGAAATATTGTTTGGATACAATTATAAACTATAGTATTAGGCAAAGCTAGTCATACCATAAAAACTTTTAGTTGGAGTGGAGTTTCTAATACTCCAAAAATATCATGGTATCTATAATATCATGGTTTTGATAACAGCAAACACAGTTGATTTGTTCCTTGTGGTTCGGATTGATAATGAGTGGTTGCTAACGGGTAGCGTCTTGGGTTGAGTTGTGGACTAACCGAGGCATGAGTTATGTGTTGTGCAACCATGCCTGTCGACTTATGGTGTGTAGATGCGGAGCACAGTAACTGCGGTCGACAACGAAGATGAAGGTCATGCAGGTTCATGTCGATGGTCCGGGGACGGTGAAGGACGAGAGCTGAGACTTAACTGAGGGAACAAAGTCGTTGGGTGACTAGCCGACGATCTACAAGCATTTTGTCCGGCTCTAGATGGAAGCGGTCTATAAGGTTTAGGATATAGAAAGTGACATATTCCTATTATCGTGACGACTCGGTCGATTATGTGTTCACATTGATTTTAGACGGTTTTTACTAAAGTGGTTCTCATAAAAACAACCTGAAAACATGAACGTTTGGTGGTTTACGGTGGTTAGAATCATCAAAAAAGCTAAAACAAACACGACCATTAGCTCTTCTGCCTTCAGGGTTTCTGTTGTAATGCGAGTGAGAATATAAGGACCAAGGTTCACCAAAACGTTCAGCTAACCGGGCTAGCCGGCTGGCAAGCCGGTAATCAGTCCCGGCCAATAAGGCTAACCGACTGGTTTCACATTTTGAATTTGTGAAATTTTATAAAATTTAAAACATTTTGATGACAATTTTTTATAAATACTATGGATTATGCCAGAGCATTCCCCATCCTCCTCCCCGCCTCGTTCGCCCAAAAACGTCGCTCGTCCGCCGCCGGAGCACGCGGAGCCGGCCTCTTGCGTCGGCTGGCCGGTCGACTCGGCCAGAAAGCCACTGGTAAACTATTCTCCCCCGCTAAATATGTAAGCCACACAGTTTTACCGATTAATTGCCGATTTAGTCTAATAAATCGGGCGGCTAGCCACCGGCTTACATAGTCGTCTCGGCCCGGATGAGCCACAGGCTAATCGGGTGGCTTTGTCGGCTTACCGAGCGCATGGCCCCGCCCGATTCATCAGCTAGAGAGGTTGATAAGTCGACTTGCCTAGTAGGGGATAGGATTAAAGAGATTTTTCCCCTTTTGGCTTCAAATACTTTGAAATCAACATCGCTACTTGTTATGTAGGCTAATAATATTTGTAATAATAGTTGTTGTTGCTATTTTTAGGGATGTTGGATCGGATCAATCCAGTATGGAAACACGAGGACAACATATATCCCGGATTCAAGTGCAAGTACTGCAAGAAATAGTGGAAGGGGGTGGTGCTACACGTTTCAAACAACACCTTTCATCGCGTGGGGGGAATGTCCCAAGGTTGTCGCAACGTTCCGCCAGACACTACCGATTACTTTCGGCAGGAGCTTGACAAGGTCcatgataaaagaaaagcaagagtagCGGAAGAGGCACGAAAGTTTCAAATGGTGGTTCACATCGTGgtgccgatgatgatgatgagttaCAAGCCGCAATGCGTGCATCGAGAGAGGAAGAGCTTAGGAGGCGTGCTCGCGTGTGCTCGCCATTTGAGCTTAGGAGGCGCTTCTACAATATACCTTGGGGGCATTTGGATCCATTGATTTTGAAGGAATTGGAATTTACTTAATAaagtattagaatggaattcaattccaaggatCCAAACGGAACGTTAGTGAAATCTCAATATGAAAGTTTGTTCCAAGGTCGTTCGAGCGAGTACAAAAAGTACATGAAGGTGATACAAAAAAGGATGACAAATCTTACAAATCAGACCTACGTAAATGGTGGTAAGTATTATAGTTAGCACAACTTCTTTAAATGTTCCTATCATGAATCAATACTAACTACATGTCACACAATTACTGCTTTGAACCCTTGGACACACTATGTGTATCGCACTAGTGTTTTAGTGATGAGCGATCTTCGGTATGCATTCGAATATATGACTAATGTGGGTACATCAGCTCAAGCACTTGTGGAGGTTGATTTCTACGAAAGAAAGCAAGGGGAGTTTGGTAGACCTTTAGCTGAAAAATGGCGTACGATCACAACACTTCGCCTCGTAAATAATTCTGCGTTGTCACAAGTACATTAAGGCTTTTGTACGTCATGTGAATGTGCTACTTTTTGCAGCATAATGGTGGCCCGTGTTTGGTTCAGAGTTCAGACACTCCGACGTTACAAAAGCTTTCTTTGAGATTGGTTTCACAGTGTTGTTCCTCTAGTGGTTGTGGACGCAATTGGAGCACGTTTGCTTTGGTGCACACAAAGGTGAGGAATCGGCTGTCGCATCAGAAGCTCCATAATCTTGTGTATGTGAACTACAACCTGAGGCTATGCCTAAAGGATGTAACTGGGTTCACAATTGTGCAAGGGGAGGATGATCCATTTTCATAGTTGATGGACTTGTCCTTATATGACACCAACAATCCAATCCGTCAGTGGATGGAAATGGGTTGCTCAAACACTGATCCAGTGCTAGATGAGGAGGACACTGAGAGTGACACACCATTACCATCAAGCATCGTGGCTAAAGGCACTCCAAAAGAAAATTTGCCAAAAGAAAATTTGGTTAAGTGGACAAAGAAGAATGTGGGGGACACTTATGTTGGTAAGAGAAAGGCGCGGTTCGTGTTACGAAAAAACAAGCAAGAAAGGAAAGATAGCGGTGGCTAGCGATGATGAGACCGATAGTGGTGATAAAATTCCACAATACCAAGAGTCTGCCGGTAGCAGTTCGGTGACGTCTTCCGATGATGCTGGTGGTGGTGCTGGCTGTAGCGATGTTGGTGCTACTGGTGGTGgtaatggtggtggtaatggTGGTGCTGGTAGGTCTCAGATAGCTCCGACACATTTCACAAGTACCATTACATTTAATTCTCAATAAATTAGTGATTGACACCTAACCATGTTTTCATAAATATGTACGACAGTCCTAGAACGCATACGCTACACAAGACCAAGATAACGGCGCACCTGAGGAGCGTAGGACTACTCACACAGGGATCGAACACCAAGGCCTACAACAAGCATATTGGACCCCCGATTCTAGCAATGAAAGACAAGGCTCGTCTTCACCCCTACTTTCGTATGTCAATtatccggttggtgaggtgacacAACAACCAATGAGGTGGGTGTATGAATGGGAGGACACTGAGTACTACCAATTGTTGGCGGAGCCGTGGAGTACGACTTCTGCGTGGACGAGTCAGACCTGGGTAGAGTACAAGGCACAATTGATGCGTGATCAAGGTATTATGTTTCTATCAACAGAGGAGTACAATATGGCACAAGCATAACATCAGTGGAATGCGCTCCCGTGGGAACGATCTTCGACGGAGGAGCAACTGTGAACTATAAAACATGTATCTGTATCTTCGATGTTGGTTGTGAACTATGAAACGATGGCATGTAAGGTATTTGAACTGCTAAATGTTGTTATTGGACTTGTTGATAATGTTTGGTGGTGATCTTTTGTTCAAATTAGGAGGCCTCAATGTGCTTTATTTGCAAAAAAATTACACATGGCTCGGTTTCCGTTTATATGCCACCGGTTTATCAGGGCAGAAGTCGATTAATCAGACTTATCGGACGATTTATCGGTTTCGAACTGTTTTGAATTAAAAAAACTAAACGATTTTGATTTCGGCCGATTTTTACCGGTTTGTCACGATAAACCGGCTATCGGTCCCGGTCGGTTTTCACCCATTAAGGCTTTTATTTGAGTTCTCTAGTATTGACCTTAATCCACGTGTGTTAAGATAGATTGTAGCGTAAATTAGTTTAAATTTCAACTCAACTCATCTCAATACATAAAGCCCAACCGGTTTGGTGAACCCTGGTAGGGACTAGGGAGTAGGGACATAAGAAATAATCTTGCCTCTAGTACGGCCTCGTGCATAGGAAGAAATAGATTTTTTGGGGGTCCCTCGTAATATAAAGATATCCTCCGGGGTGTGCAACACGCGCCCGCCCAATCACGAACCACCCACAAACCTACCTCCGCCGCTGTGGGGACTGACGCACGGGCCAGGCCCACGCTCGGGTGACACATTCGTACGTCGACGCATCAATGCGCCCGCCGGGTCGTCCGAGTGAGTAGCTTCAAGAAAGACAGGCACAGGACAGGGGGACTGGACGTAGTAGTACGTGGACGATGCCAATCCCAGTGTTTGTGTTTGTCGCCTAGACGCCTCAAGGCCCTCTTTCCCCCTCTCCGCCTTGACTCACTCACTTGGCcactcttcttcctcctcatcaaACCGCTCTCCAGCACTTGTTCGGAAGAAAAAGAAGGTAGAACACGCTAACAAGACAACAAGGTGAGTAGTTTCTTGCTCCAACCGCCTTACCTGCCGTTGACTCGCTTGCTGCCTCGGCTCATGGGGCGCTACCTGTAGGATcatggggcgcgggcgcggccacctcctgctgccggcagcagccgcctGCCTGTGGGCGCTGTCGTGCGCGCTGCTGCTGCACGCGTCCCCTCACGGCgctggcgccggcgccggcggcctGCTGAGGGTCGGGCTCAGCAGGCGCGGCGGCGGGCTCGACCAGCGCGCGCTGGCGGCGGCCAAGGCCGCGAGGCAGCAGGAGGCAAGCCGTCTCGGGGCCTCCGGCGGCGGCGACGTCCCTCTCGTCGACTACCTCAACACCCAGTACTACGGGGTCGTCGGCATCGGCACGCCGCCGCAGAACTTCACCGTCATCTTCGACACCGGCAGCTCCAACCTCTGGGTCCCCTCCTCCAGATGCTACTTCTCGGTCCGGTTCCCTTCCTTCCTTGCTTGCTTTTCCTTCTCTCTCTCTGGCTCTCTGCCTGGCGCTTACTAGTCCTTCACTCCTTCCACTGAATTTATTTATTGTATATTTTGTTCGACTGCGCGCATGCAGATTGCCTGCTACCTGCACCACAGATACAAGTCGGCCAAGTCTAGCACGTACAAGGCGGACGGTACGGTATACATTTCTGGCCACGCCTCATCACCGTCTTCTCATCTTTCTCCTCTTCTTGGGTTTTCGGATAGTCCAAAGCGCATCTCTTTCTTGCTCAATTCGTCCAGGCGAGACCTGCAAGATCACCTACGGCTCCGGCTCGATCGCCGGGTTCTTCAGCGACGACGACGTGCTGGTCGGGGACCTGACCGTCAAAAACCAGGTCAAAATCTAACACCTCCTGCCTGCCTTCAGTGTCGTTGACACATATCTCTGCTCCGACGCTCTCAAATTAAACCAACCCACACATTGCAGAAGTTCATCGAGACAACGCGCGAAAGCAGCATAACGTTCATAATCGGCAAGTTCGACGGCATCCTCGGTCTCGGATACCCCGAGATCTCCGTCGGCAAGGCTCCTCCGATCTGGTAGGTATCTATCTCATTGCTCTTGCACCCGCCGGCGGGCGGCGGCCGGCCCATCACATGTAGGTTGCCAGGCAGAGCATGCAGGAGCAGGAGCTGCTGGCGGAGGACGTCTTCTCCTTCTGGCTGAACCGGAGCCCGGAcgcggcggcggccggcggcgagctcGTCTTCGGCGGCGTCGACCCTGCGCACTTCAGCGGGAACCACACCTACGTCCCCGTCTCCCGCAAGGGATACTGGCAGTTCGACATGGGGGACCTTCTCATCGACGGCCACTCCACCGGTTTCTGCGCCAAGGGGTGCGCTGCCATCGTCGACTCCGGGACTTCCTTGCTCGCTGGCCCAACGGTATGTCGTTCTCTGTCTCCACTCTCCGTCCATACCGATGATCCTCCTCCTCAAGTTTCTCTGTACTTGTACTTTGGATGAAGTTCTCTAACAGACAGCAGACATGTCTGATGTTTCTTGCAGGCCATAATTGCCCAGGTGAACGAAGCGATCGGGGCAGACGGGATCATCAGCACGGAGTGCAAGGAAGTTGTGAGCCAGTACGGAGAGATGATCCTCGACATGCTCATCGCACAGGTCTGCTAGCGCTAGCTAGCTAGAGTTTCTGCGTTTCATACCTCTGTTTAGCTAGCTCTGAACTCCAGTTAATCTGCCCTTGACACTGCATGCAGACGGATCCACAGAGGGTGTGCAGCCAGGTTGGTCTGTGCGTGTTCGATGGCGCTCGATCTGTCAGGTGAGAGGCCCTGTTTTGCTTGGCACAGCAAGCatgttcttcttcttcccatgctGGTGGTAAACTATCATCGGATCACGCGAAAATTTCCTGCAGCGAGGGGATTGAATCTGTCGTCGGGAAAGAAAACCTGGGCTCAGATGTCATGTGCTCGGCCTGTCAGATGGCTGTCGTGTGGATAGAGAACCAGCTCCGCGAAAACAAGACCAAGGAGCTCATACTGCAGTACGCTAACCAGGTAACCAAACTAACGATTTACTCTgcatcttttttttcttcttcttctttggccAATTTCTTGGATCGTATCTGTTGTATATATATAATAACCGGTGACAGGATTCTGCCTGTGTTCTTGCATGCACCAGCTGTGTGAGCGTCTGCCGAGCCCCAACGGAGAGTCAACAGTCAGCTGCCAGGAGATCTCCAAGATGCCCAGCCTTGCGTTCACCATCGCAAACAAGACCTTCACCCTAACACCCCAGCAGGTGCTTTCTTGTAGCCCATGGATCATTTCTTGCACACAGCGCCGCCTCACACGTTACCAAAACCAAACATGTATGTGTTCCATTCCATCCAGTACATTGTGAAGCTGGAGCAAGGAGGCCAAACCGTCTGCATCAGTGGGTTCATGGCGTATGACGTGCCACCGCCGCGTGGTCCTCTCTGGTATGTATGGGACATGGCATTGCTTTGCTTTGCCACCCCTGATATTTGTCTTCTTCCCCATCTAGCTCAGTCTGAGAGCCTGCGTATGAAACAATTGAAGGATTCTTGGGGACGTCTTCATGGGAGCTTACCACACGGTGTTCGACTTCGGCAACGACAGGATTGGCTTCGCGGAATCTGCATGAGTGTGGAGAGCACTCTCATCTTTATAAAGACGATACCCTATGTATTAGGGATGTGTAGTTTACTGTCTATCCACTACATGCCAACAGTACGCTGCAAATAAATCGGTGGCCAAAATTGCTGAAACCAGAAACGTGAACAGTACTGCTTTCTTTGTTTCTGGAGAAGAGCAAATGGATGCTTCAAGACATGCATGTCCGATGTGTATTGAGAAATAGAGCGACGAGTGCTGCTCGATCGTCTTGAAATTTGTTTGTTCATGGTAGCACAGCTTATCACTTATAAAATAATTTGTGGATCGCCTTTTATAGGACCAAATTAGATCATGAGAGGAGGGTGAATGAGAGTCAATATTTTTTAATCGAAAACGATCTTGGGTTCAATCCTAACTAACATCGAGAACTCTCTAAGAACAAAAAAAAAAAGACCAACACTAGGCCTATTTTGGGAACCCCAATTTTCTATGGAATTTTCATTTTtctaagggaaattagttcattt harbors:
- the LOC100280169 gene encoding aspartic proteinase-like isoform X1; this translates as MGRGRGHLLLPAAAACLWALSCALLLHASPHGAGAGAGGLLRVGLSRRGGGLDQRALAAAKAARQQEASRLGASGGGDVPLVDYLNTQYYGVVGIGTPPQNFTVIFDTGSSNLWVPSSRCYFSIACYLHHRYKSAKSSTYKADGETCKITYGSGSIAGFFSDDDVLVGDLTVKNQKFIETTRESSITFIIGKFDGILGLGYPEISVGKAPPIWQSMQEQELLAEDVFSFWLNRSPDAAAAGGELVFGGVDPAHFSGNHTYVPVSRKGYWQFDMGDLLIDGHSTGFCAKGCAAIVDSGTSLLAGPTAIIAQVNEAIGADGIISTECKEVVSQYGEMILDMLIAQTDPQRVCSQVGLCVFDGARSVSEGIESVVGKENLGSDVMCSACQMAVVWIENQLRENKTKELILQYANQLCERLPSPNGESTVSCQEISKMPSLAFTIANKTFTLTPQQYIVKLEQGGQTVCISGFMAYDVPPPRGPLWILGDVFMGAYHTVFDFGNDRIGFAESA